AAATTCTTGAGAGACCGCGTCACGGCCCCCCAGTTCGAAGCTTCCATAGATCAGAGTCTCAAACCTTTGTCGATTGGGGTTTTGTCACGATATTCCGAACGGAATACGAAATTTACCCCCAATTTTAGCCAAACTCAAATTGAGGACACACCCTAATTCAACGTGAACGGATCTGGAGTAGGGGTCAAAAACGGCTGCGACAATAAACGCAACCACAATTGCGTTGCGAAGCTCATCGCTTTGCTAGAGCGGCCACAAAGACGAGCAAGAGTTCAAAAAAGCCAATTCCTAGCATGGCCAAGTTTCAGGAGTTACTGGAAATCTAGGAAACGTTGCGTCAAGAGGAAGCTCTGCATGGCTCAGAGTATCAGGGTAGTAAACTTCTTCTAGGCTTAGGCCATGGGCCGGGGCCGTTGGGCCCGCCAATTGACGATCACGCGAATCTCGGATGCGGCAAAGATCCTGGGCATCGCGCTTTCCCATTCCAACTTCGACTAGAGTGCCGACCATGATGCGAACCATATTGTGGCAAAAAGCATTTCCACGAATATCAATATGAACCTCAGGAGTGATTCGAATCAACCAAAGATAGCGCCGCGCATGCTCTGCTGTGCAATGAACGGAACGAAAACTTTCGTAGTCGTGGTCTCCAACTAAATAGTTTGCCGCCTCTTGCATGGCTTCCAAATTTAAAGGCTGACGGATATCCCAGGCAAAAAGTCGGTTAAAGGGATTTAATTTTGCTTGCTGACTAATGCGATAGACATAGCGCTTACCAATGGATTGCCGCTTGGCATCAAAACCCACATGCATGCGATCCGCTCGGTAGACTTTAATATTGGGGCCGACAAAATGAGAAAGGGCTGCAGGGAGAGTCCGCTCATCAAATCGACTGTAGAATTGGCAAGAGACAACTTGGCCACGAGCATGAACGCCCGCATCGGTTCGACCCGCAGGGGTTAATCGAGGACGCTCTCCCAGCAATTGCTCAAAGGCATCGGAGAGCTTCGACTCGATGGTTTCGAGTCCAGGTTGGTGCTGATAACCTGCATATTGGGTCCCCAGGTAAGAAATCCATAGACGCCAGGTGTTAAGCTGCATGCCCCTTTTTATCCCCATAGACGCGACCCGAAATGTCGTCGGCTTGCTGCGCCAAATCTGGGAGTGCTTGAAGGTGCTGTTGCAATTCTTTTTGGGTCATTTTCTGATTGGTTACAAAACGGTGCATCACACGCTTGTCAAACTGCAAGGGATCGATTTTCTTCTTCTCTGCCATCTTGAGGAGGCTCATACCACACCACATCTCAATAGCAAGGAAGGCTTGTTTACTCTACAACACCTACAAAAGGCAAATTCCTCATGGTTTGGCTCCAATCTAAGCCGTAGCCTACAACAAAACGATCCGGTATTTGAAATCCGCAAAAATCAATCAAGATAGTGCCATTATTTTGAGTGGGTTTTTCAAGCAAGGAGCAGAGTGAAAGACTCGCAGGAGAACGAGAACGAAGGTTTTCAAGAAGATAGCGCGCTGTGAGACCAGTATCAACGATGTCTTCAACGATCAAAACGTGACGGTTTTGGATCGGACGCGTTAAATCTTGAGTAATTTGGACCACTCCAGAGCTTTTGGTTGCTTCTCCATAAGAAGAGACTCCCATGAACTCGATTTCCTGAGAAAGTGTAATTTGCCTGCATAAATCGGCTAAAAATAGAAAGGAGCCTTTGAGAACTCCAATCAAGACCAAGGGCTCTGAAAGCTCTTGGTAGTGTTCAGAAATTTGTTTTCCAAGTTCCGCAATTCGTTTTTGAAGTTGTTCTTCAGAGATTAAAACATTTACAGTAGGCATTATTTACGATCTCCACAAATCTGCTCCAAGCGAGCAGAGTAGGATGTGCCTACAGGCGTATCCAGACTTGGTCAACAATGTTCTTGGCTTTTGGATCGAAGGCCAGCCCCAGCGCAGTTAAGTCTGCTGGCTAACTGTTGCCAAGGAGCAAAAGAGTCTTGCCGCGTCAGCATAGGCGCTAATACGCGGATCATCGATTGCGTGACTTCTTGGTTTGGAAATGCAAGTTGATAGAGGGCACTTTCCGAGTCATAGTTCCGAATGGTTAAATAACCGGTTTGAAACAATAGCGTCGGGAGTTGAATCTGCTCAACATCAAAGGCTCCTAGGTCTTCGCTCGATAACACAAGATTCTCTAAATCTAAGATAGGGTAGCTTTTCTCTTGAATGAGCTTAACGAGGAAACTGGGCGTGCCCGTTTGAGACCAGTAGTCTTCAAACTGTCCTCGATTAAGGGCTTTTAAGACCGAGCAGGGGTTATAAACCTTCTTCTCGGAGTAAGGAGAAAATCGATAGCCATTGTACCACTCCTGCAATGTTAAGTAGAGTTTCTCCAAGGAGCATCGATGTTTATGGGCGACGGCTTGGATGTGCTCTGAGAAATAAAGCCTCAATTCTTCAGGCTCGATTCCCAAGAGTGTGGCTGCTTGTTCGCTTAGGGTTAAGTCTTCTAGGTTATTAATACCGGAAAAGATGGATGTTTTATTAAACTTGGTGACGCCAGTGAGAAAAACAAAGCGTAGATGGCAATCTAATGCTTTGATAACTCCATAAAAGGACTTCAGAATCGCTCGCATAGCCTCTGCAATGTGTGGACGGTCGATATGTGCGAGCATCGGCGCGTCGTATTCGTCGATCAACAGCACCACGGAGCTTTGGCTGGAAAGCGCCTCTATCAAAGTAGACAAACAAGCCGCAGGAGTTGCTGCAGAAGCGAGGCTGATATCGAGATTCTGCGCAATGCGTTCTAACTTTTGCAGGAGGTCTCTTTCAAAGCGCTCCGGAGTGCTCATGTCCATTTCGACCAGGCTGATGCGCAAGACGGGGTGTTTAGGCCAGCTGTAATCACTCTGGCTTATCCAAAGACCTTGAAACAGCTCTCGATTGCCTAAAAAAATTTGCTCTAAGGTTGAAATCAGTAAGGTTTTTCCAAAACGTCTGGGCCTTGAGAGAAAGAAATTTTCTCCTGAACCGGTTAGGAGATGATAAAGCTGCTTGGTCTTGTCAACGTAAACGCAGTTGTTTTTAATGAGTTTCGGAAAATCAGCCGTATTATCAGGAAGGCGCTTCACGCATGTGGTTTAGCTGGAGTAGATGAGGATGTAAAGATGCGACTAGAGGGTTGCCAAGGAGCAAAAGAGTTTTGCCGCGTCAGCATAGGCGCTACACGCATCATCGACTGAGTGTCCGTGTTCGAACACGCATGAGCTTAAAAGGGCTACTCTTTATCGCTTGCCATTTTTCTAAGTTGGCGGGAATGGCTGCTTAAATTGTAAACTATCTTGCACTATCAAAACTTACTTGTTAGCCCTCGAGCATAGCCTAAATTTTTGTTAAAATTATTTGGAGTGTTAGGTGGCGTTGTTTGTTTTCGCTATTATCTTTGCGAGCTCTTGGGGAGTTGCTTCGACTGATTCGAGTTTGTTTTGCAATAATTTTTCTGTGCAGCTCTATCTTACCTCTGCCTCTGAAAAAGCCCTTCCTGAGCCTGTGCTTCCAGTTTTGCTAACGGACATAACTGAAAATGGGGTTGCGGTATCGACAGTAGCGGGTGCTGTGGCGATGGTGGACCCCACACAGATCGCTCAGAATGCTCGTTCTGGGTTGACAGTGGATTTGCTGAGCTGCAACGAAGCCTTGTCAGTCCAAGCGGGTCCACTACCTTGGGCCAGCAGTCCGACTCGCTTGGCTTTAGGAGACGATTGGCTTCGGTATGACGAAGGCGCTGTCATAGGAAACTGGGTCTTAATGACGGGTGTACTCGTTATCGGCGCGGGAGTGGCTCATAAAATGGGCTTTGAAGTGGTACAATTTCCAGGTGCACTCATTTTGCCAACCTTCTTCTTGATTTCTTCCACCTTTGCTTCTTCGATAGCACTCCTGCGAGAGGGTGCTCCGGGTCAACAAGCAATTGGTTGCTTGTCAATGTCTGCTTCATTGGTGGGCATTAGCATCGTTGCGCTGAGGCTATCCCCTCGATTTTTCCAAGCTCAATGGGATGAGGAAAATTGTGTATGGGTCGATCGAAGCGAAAGTCAAACAGGTTGGGTCCTTCGTTATGGGAAATTGTTTGATTCCTACATCAAGGGCAGGCAAGGCTATGTGGTGATCGAGTTGTTAACTTCCATAGCCGTAGGCACTTTAAAGTCGTATCAAATTTTAGAGCAAAATTGTGCGACATTGCTATGGTCAGGAGCTGCCGTTTACGATCTTTATGCTCTCTCACAAATAGCTCTGCATCCCCATCGAGATCGATATGCGCAAATTTTTTACAGCACAGTTGCTACACTCCAAGCAGTGGCATTAACCACGCAAGCCATCGCTTCGGTGTCCAGCTCGGAAGAGACGCAAGAGCAAGTTAAAGTGGTCACTCAATCAATCGTTACAGCAACTCGGTACGTGATGATGGTTAAAACCCTGCTCGGGGTTGGATTGCGAGCTAAAGACTGGTTCGATCGCTTTCGCCAGTCAAGGCTCGCTCCACCTTTATCTTTAGAGCCAGAAAAGCTATTGAAAGAAGCACTGCCCGAAGTTTCGGTTTTCCCTTCCACGGAACCCTTGGTAAATCTACTGCTTTCGGATCAGGGCCCAGAGTTGTTAGCTGTAGACGAAGGGAGCTCGATTGAGCAAGAGTTACGGTCAATGCAGGAGGTATTGTCTGCCGATACATCTTTACGAAGTGAAGAAGGATTGCAGCCGACCCTCATGGTCCAAGATCCTTTTTCATTCGGATTAAGCTCTATTCATGCCACTCCGAGAACTTTGAATGAAGCTATTGAGCATACCGATTATCATTTGAAAACCGACGAAATGTTGCCAATAAATCTGGAGAAACCACTTTGAACAATAAATTAGTGCTTTGTTTTTTGCTGCTCAATCACTTTGGATTCGCTGGATATTTCCACGAAACGAATGTATCCGATACGGTAGCCAATGAAGCACTAATTCGATTGATTTCGAATAAAACACTTCCTGAGAAAGAGCAGAAAGGATTGATGTCAGTAGGTCTTCATGCGCTGTTGCAATACCTTTCGCCACAGATTCAAGCGATGCCTGATTACGTCGGTCGATTTCGGGCGAACTGCTCGCTTTTTATGAACTTTCGTATCGAAAAAGTGTCCTGCGATGTGACATGGACTTGGGCTGAAATGAAAGCCATTGGCTATAACTTGAGTGCGAATTTTCATTTGCCTTCGGAATACCTGGAACAGATCCGACAAAGCGATATTATGCTGGTCAATATTGATGCGGATTGGAGTGGCAAAACGACAGCTTACTCGGAACAATATGCGTTGGGTCAATTTACTCGAACACTGCCTTGCGCATTGACAGCGAGTGTGACGGGGCCCTCTGAAACTACGACTGAATGGCTCAGTTCGAGCAAAAGCCAAAACTCCTCTCAAACACCGAGTGAAAGTTTAAGCAAATCATGGGATTTCAGCGCAACAACCTTTATTTCGCGTTCCAAAACCGCCAGCAGAATTTTGACGAACTCAAACGCGAGCTTAAGTCTAGGCTGTAGCAATAGTGTCACCGATACCGCTTCTGAAACCTTCGTCAGCAGTTTTAGTACAACTCCAAGTTTCACTCAAATCCAAGCTACCGGCTCACCTTCCAGGTCAACGTTGTTTGCTCGTCTCAGCTTGACTTTGCTAAATTCTGAAAGCTTAAGCCAGAGTGACTTGCAGACTGGATCACATAGTTTCACTAACTGTACAAATACTACGTGCCGGTAGAGTAGAAATCGGTAGATTTAGGCATTCCCTTTATGATAGCAACAGCGGCAACGTGCTTCATAAGAATCGTTGGCTCCAACGAAAACTTGACTTGTACTGCGATCTTTTAGACGAAAGCTTTTTGTTGCGGATGCTCCACATACAACACAAACGGCGCATTGTTTGGTCACCAGATCCGCAATCGCAAGCAGGTTTGGCATCGGGCCAAAAGGGCAACCGTCTGAGTCTTGATCCAGCCCGGATAGAATAACGCGGATGCCTGAATTCGCGAACTGTTCAACCAAAGGGATCAAGGAATGATCAAAAAACTGAGCCTCATCGATTCCAATCAGGTCGATTGGGCTTTGCAGCTGCTCAAGATATTGGACCATGTCATCGGGAGTTTCGATTGGAATCGAGGGAATCTTTTGAGCAGAGTGGCTGACAATTTGAATTTCATCGAAGCGGATATCGATTTTGGGCTTGAAAACGAGAATGCGTTGCTTGGCAATTTCGGCTCTTCTAAGCCTTCGGATCAGTTCCTCTGTTTTGCCAGAAAACATGGGCCCGCAGATGACTTCGATGACCCCGGTATTGAGTTGACGCATTGGTTCCATGGTTCTAATAAGCCCTTACATGATCAAAAATATTTCGAATTGGGAAGGGCGGAAACTAACCTTAAACGGATGGCTTTACAATAAGCGCGGTTCTGGAAAAATTCAATTTTTGCAAATTCGAGATGGAACGGGTTTTATTCAAGCGGTGATGAGCCGGCAGGATGTATCCGAAGAGGCTTTTGAGTCTGCATCAAGCTTGTCGCAAGAGTCTTCCTTGCAAGTCACTGGCGTCGTTCGAAAAGACGAGCGAGCCCCTTATTGCGGCTATGAACTTCAAGTGACGGATTTCAAGGCCGTTTCTCGCTCCGAAGAATATCCAATTTCGAAGAAAGAACACGGAGATGCTTTTCTCATGGACCATCGGCATCTTTGGTTGCGTTCTAGGCGGCAGCACGCAATTTTGCGCATTCGTGCCACGATTATTAAGGCTTGCCGCGATTACCTAGACTCCAATCATTTTTTATTGGTCGATAGCCCCATTTTTACCCCGAACGCTTGCGAGGGAACCTCCACGCTTTTCGAAACGCAATGGTTTGATCAAAGAAAAGCCTACCTTTCTCAATCCGGGCAACTTTATCAAGAAGCCGCTTGCATGGCTTTTGGGAAGTCTTATTGCTTTGGCCCAACTTTTCGAGCAGAAAAAAGCAAAACACGCCGGCACTTGAATGAATTTTGGATGGTGGAGCCAGAAGCTGCATTTATGGATTTGGAAGGCGATATTCAGCTTGCCGAAGATTTTTTATGCTTCGTGGTTGAACGAGTTTTGAACCAGCACGAACAGGAACTCGTCGAGATTCTTGAGCGTGATTTAACAGTCGTCAAGAATACCCAAAAGCCGTTTCCAAGATTGCATTACCAAGATGCAGTGCATAAAATCCAAGAACTTGGGATGGAAATTGAGATGGGAGGCGATTTTGGAGCTCCTCATGAAACCGAACTGACGAAACAGTATGATCGGCCTTTAATCGTCACGCATTTCCCAGCCGCGATTAAAGCCTTTTATATGAAAAAAGATTCGGCGGATCCGACCTACGCTGCTTGTATGGATGTTTTAGCCCCAGAAGGCTATGGCGAGATTATTGGGGGCGGGCAGCGTGAGGAAAATTTGGATCTTCTCTTGCAAGAAATCGATCGACACGGTTTAAATCAAGCAGATTTTGAATGGTTTTTGGATCTCAGGCGCTACGGCTCCGTGCCACATGCCGGTTTTGGGATGGGAATTGAACGCTGTGTCGCTTGGATCTGCGGCCTGCATCATGTGCGAGAGACGATTC
The Myxococcaceae bacterium genome window above contains:
- the asnS gene encoding asparagine--tRNA ligase, which encodes MVLISPYMIKNISNWEGRKLTLNGWLYNKRGSGKIQFLQIRDGTGFIQAVMSRQDVSEEAFESASSLSQESSLQVTGVVRKDERAPYCGYELQVTDFKAVSRSEEYPISKKEHGDAFLMDHRHLWLRSRRQHAILRIRATIIKACRDYLDSNHFLLVDSPIFTPNACEGTSTLFETQWFDQRKAYLSQSGQLYQEAACMAFGKSYCFGPTFRAEKSKTRRHLNEFWMVEPEAAFMDLEGDIQLAEDFLCFVVERVLNQHEQELVEILERDLTVVKNTQKPFPRLHYQDAVHKIQELGMEIEMGGDFGAPHETELTKQYDRPLIVTHFPAAIKAFYMKKDSADPTYAACMDVLAPEGYGEIIGGGQREENLDLLLQEIDRHGLNQADFEWFLDLRRYGSVPHAGFGMGIERCVAWICGLHHVRETIPFARTLDRLSP
- a CDS encoding AAA family ATPase, encoding MKRLPDNTADFPKLIKNNCVYVDKTKQLYHLLTGSGENFFLSRPRRFGKTLLISTLEQIFLGNRELFQGLWISQSDYSWPKHPVLRISLVEMDMSTPERFERDLLQKLERIAQNLDISLASAATPAACLSTLIEALSSQSSVVLLIDEYDAPMLAHIDRPHIAEAMRAILKSFYGVIKALDCHLRFVFLTGVTKFNKTSIFSGINNLEDLTLSEQAATLLGIEPEELRLYFSEHIQAVAHKHRCSLEKLYLTLQEWYNGYRFSPYSEKKVYNPCSVLKALNRGQFEDYWSQTGTPSFLVKLIQEKSYPILDLENLVLSSEDLGAFDVEQIQLPTLLFQTGYLTIRNYDSESALYQLAFPNQEVTQSMIRVLAPMLTRQDSFAPWQQLASRLNCAGAGLRSKSQEHC
- the truA gene encoding tRNA pseudouridine(38-40) synthase TruA, yielding MQLNTWRLWISYLGTQYAGYQHQPGLETIESKLSDAFEQLLGERPRLTPAGRTDAGVHARGQVVSCQFYSRFDERTLPAALSHFVGPNIKVYRADRMHVGFDAKRQSIGKRYVYRISQQAKLNPFNRLFAWDIRQPLNLEAMQEAANYLVGDHDYESFRSVHCTAEHARRYLWLIRITPEVHIDIRGNAFCHNMVRIMVGTLVEVGMGKRDAQDLCRIRDSRDRQLAGPTAPAHGLSLEEVYYPDTLSHAELPLDATFPRFPVTPETWPC
- a CDS encoding thymidine kinase: MRQLNTGVIEVICGPMFSGKTEELIRRLRRAEIAKQRILVFKPKIDIRFDEIQIVSHSAQKIPSIPIETPDDMVQYLEQLQSPIDLIGIDEAQFFDHSLIPLVEQFANSGIRVILSGLDQDSDGCPFGPMPNLLAIADLVTKQCAVCVVCGASATKSFRLKDRSTSQVFVGANDSYEARCRCCYHKGNA
- the hpt gene encoding hypoxanthine phosphoribosyltransferase encodes the protein MPTVNVLISEEQLQKRIAELGKQISEHYQELSEPLVLIGVLKGSFLFLADLCRQITLSQEIEFMGVSSYGEATKSSGVVQITQDLTRPIQNRHVLIVEDIVDTGLTARYLLENLRSRSPASLSLCSLLEKPTQNNGTILIDFCGFQIPDRFVVGYGLDWSQTMRNLPFVGVVE